One window of the Ignavibacteriales bacterium genome contains the following:
- the rpsJ gene encoding 30S ribosomal protein S10 — protein MPGQKIRIKLKSYDHILIDKSTEKIIKTVRSTGAVVSGPIPLPTKRTIYTVLRSPHVDKKSREQFETRAHKRIIDIHNSNNKTVDSLSKLDIPAGVDIEIKL, from the coding sequence GTGCCCGGTCAAAAAATAAGAATTAAATTGAAATCGTACGATCACATTTTGATTGATAAATCTACCGAGAAGATTATTAAAACGGTTAGAAGTACTGGTGCGGTTGTTTCCGGACCTATTCCGCTTCCAACAAAAAGAACTATTTATACAGTTTTGCGTTCACCTCACGTAGATAAAAAATCAAGAGAGCAATTTGAAACAAGGGCGCACAAAAGAATAATCGATATCCATAACTCAAACAACAAAACCGTGGACTCTTTAAGTAAACTTGATATTCCTGCGGGTGTTGATATTGAGATTAAGCTATAA
- the rpsG gene encoding 30S ribosomal protein S7 gives MRKRRAEKKYLKPDPKFNDILVSKFVNCVMYDGKKAVARNVIYDAFLLIEEKTSKPGLEVFKKAISNTQPMIEVRSRRVGGATYQVPTEVRPERRIALAMRWIKNYSRSRGEKSMSAKLASELIAASNGEGSAVKKKEDVHKMAEANKAFAHFKW, from the coding sequence ATGAGAAAAAGAAGAGCCGAAAAGAAATATTTAAAGCCTGATCCAAAATTTAATGACATTCTGGTATCAAAATTTGTTAATTGTGTAATGTATGATGGTAAAAAGGCTGTTGCAAGAAATGTGATTTATGATGCGTTTCTTTTAATAGAAGAAAAAACAAGTAAACCAGGTTTAGAAGTATTTAAAAAAGCAATTTCTAATACTCAGCCTATGATTGAGGTTAGAAGTAGAAGAGTTGGCGGTGCTACATATCAGGTTCCAACTGAAGTTAGACCTGAAAGAAGAATAGCGTTAGCGATGAGATGGATTAAGAACTATTCAAGATCAAGAGGCGAAAAATCAATGTCTGCAAAATTAGCTTCTGAGTTAATTGCAGCTTCAAATGGTGAAGGTTCAGCAGTTAAGAAAAAAGAAGATGTTCACAAAATGGCTGAAGCTAATAAAGCTTTTGCTCACTTTAAATGGTAA
- the rplC gene encoding 50S ribosomal protein L3, translating into MSGIIGKKLGMSNIFGKDGEIIPVTVIQAGPCMVVNIRTKEKNGYEAFQLSFGERKEKHTTKPLAGQYKSSGIKPARFLKEFRNFEAGDYKVGDQIGADFFIEGEKIKVRGKSKGKGFQGVMKRHNFGGVGGTTHGQSDRLRAPGSIGSSSYPSRVFKGMKMAGRMGYDNVTIAGLKVVKVIPEQNLIFVKGAVPGAVNTILELIKK; encoded by the coding sequence ATGTCTGGCATAATTGGTAAAAAATTGGGAATGTCTAATATCTTCGGTAAAGACGGAGAGATTATACCTGTTACTGTTATACAAGCAGGACCATGTATGGTTGTAAATATTAGAACTAAAGAAAAAAATGGTTATGAGGCTTTTCAATTATCTTTTGGTGAAAGAAAAGAAAAACATACTACTAAACCTTTAGCTGGTCAATACAAAAGCAGCGGAATCAAACCTGCAAGATTCTTAAAAGAGTTTAGGAATTTCGAAGCTGGTGATTATAAAGTAGGTGATCAGATAGGTGCCGACTTTTTTATTGAAGGTGAGAAAATAAAAGTTCGCGGTAAAAGTAAGGGTAAGGGATTTCAGGGTGTTATGAAACGCCATAATTTTGGTGGTGTTGGTGGAACAACTCACGGACAAAGCGATCGATTAAGAGCCCCTGGATCAATAGGTTCAAGTTCATATCCTTCTAGGGTGTTTAAGGGAATGAAGATGGCAGGCAGAATGGGTTATGACAATGTAACCATAGCGGGATTAAAAGTAGTTAAAGTTATTCCAGAACAAAATTTAATTTTTGTTAAAGGCGCTGTTCCAGGTGCCGTGAATACAATTTTAGAATTGATTAAGAAGTAA
- the fusA gene encoding elongation factor G produces the protein MASRVKIDKVRNIGIMAHIDAGKTTTTERILFYTGKLHRIGEVHDGAATMDWMEQEKERGITITSAATTCFWNDHQINIIDTPGHVDFTVEVERSLRVLDGAVALFCAVGGVEPQSETVWRQADKYGVPRMAFINKMDRTGADFYHAVEMMRERLGANAIPINLPIGEGDIFVGVIDLIQFNARMYHEESFGSTFDEMPIPQDLLEIATKYRTQMLEAVSDVDDTLLEKYLEGKEISAEEIRNVLRRATIELKIVPVLCGSSFKNKGVQKLLDSIVDFLPSPLDAAEIEAHHIGLNDSVVRKISEDEHFTALAFKIMNDPFVGKLTFFRVYAGLLKSGSYIYNSVSGKKERISRLLQMHANHREEISEVKAGDIAAAVGLKFTRTGDTLCDEDDPVVMERIVFPEPVIQIAIEPKTKADQDKLSDALSKLSDEDPTFKVKVDEETGQTLISGMGELHLEILVDRMRREFKVEANIGKPQVAYRETITQSVQAEGKFVKQSGGRGKFGHVWVELTPNEVGKGFEFINGIVGGVVPKEYIPAVSHGIQDAMRNGVIAGFPMVDIKAKLYDGSYHDVDSDEISFKVAGSMAFQAGAKKANPVLLEPIMGVEVVTPEEYLGDVMGDLNSRRGKIEGFSARKDAQVIKAHVPLSEMFGYATILRSMSQGRAIYSMQFDHYSSVPKSIAEEISEKTLGKKSATN, from the coding sequence ATGGCAAGTAGAGTTAAAATAGATAAAGTTCGTAACATTGGTATTATGGCGCATATTGATGCTGGTAAAACAACTACTACAGAGAGAATTTTGTTTTACACAGGTAAACTGCATAGAATTGGTGAAGTACATGATGGTGCCGCTACTATGGATTGGATGGAACAGGAAAAAGAAAGAGGTATCACTATAACAAGTGCAGCCACCACTTGCTTTTGGAATGATCATCAAATAAATATTATTGATACTCCCGGGCACGTTGATTTTACGGTAGAAGTTGAGAGATCGCTCAGGGTCTTAGATGGTGCTGTAGCACTCTTTTGTGCTGTTGGTGGTGTTGAACCACAATCAGAAACCGTTTGGCGTCAGGCTGATAAGTATGGCGTTCCTAGAATGGCTTTCATAAATAAGATGGATAGAACCGGTGCTGATTTTTATCACGCTGTTGAAATGATGAGAGAACGATTAGGAGCGAATGCAATTCCAATCAATTTACCAATTGGTGAAGGTGATATTTTTGTTGGTGTAATTGATTTAATTCAGTTTAATGCTAGAATGTATCATGAAGAGTCATTTGGTTCTACATTTGATGAAATGCCGATTCCACAAGATTTATTGGAAATTGCGACAAAATATAGAACTCAGATGTTGGAAGCTGTATCGGATGTAGATGATACACTTTTAGAAAAATATCTTGAAGGAAAAGAAATTAGTGCGGAAGAAATTAGAAATGTCTTAAGACGTGCAACTATCGAGTTAAAGATAGTGCCGGTTTTATGTGGATCATCCTTCAAAAATAAAGGCGTACAAAAATTATTAGATTCCATTGTAGATTTTTTACCATCCCCACTTGATGCTGCTGAAATCGAAGCACATCACATTGGACTTAATGATTCTGTTGTAAGAAAAATTAGCGAGGATGAACATTTTACTGCCTTAGCTTTTAAAATAATGAATGACCCATTTGTTGGAAAATTAACCTTCTTTAGAGTTTATGCAGGTTTGCTAAAATCAGGATCCTATATTTACAATTCAGTTAGTGGAAAAAAAGAAAGAATTAGCAGATTATTACAAATGCATGCTAATCATAGAGAAGAGATTTCAGAAGTTAAAGCTGGAGATATTGCTGCTGCAGTTGGATTAAAATTTACTAGAACTGGTGATACTTTATGTGATGAAGATGATCCTGTTGTAATGGAAAGAATAGTTTTTCCAGAGCCAGTTATTCAAATTGCTATTGAACCAAAAACTAAAGCTGATCAGGATAAATTGTCTGATGCACTATCAAAATTATCTGATGAAGATCCAACATTTAAAGTTAAAGTTGATGAAGAAACTGGTCAAACATTGATTAGTGGTATGGGTGAATTACATTTAGAGATTCTTGTTGATAGAATGCGACGTGAATTTAAGGTTGAAGCAAACATTGGTAAACCACAAGTTGCTTATCGCGAAACCATAACACAAAGTGTTCAAGCTGAAGGTAAGTTTGTTAAGCAATCAGGTGGTCGTGGTAAATTTGGCCATGTTTGGGTTGAGCTAACACCAAACGAGGTAGGTAAAGGATTTGAGTTTATAAACGGAATTGTTGGTGGAGTTGTTCCTAAAGAATATATTCCAGCAGTTTCGCACGGTATTCAAGATGCTATGAGAAATGGTGTAATCGCTGGTTTTCCTATGGTTGATATTAAAGCAAAGTTATATGATGGATCTTATCACGATGTTGATTCTGATGAAATTTCTTTCAAGGTAGCTGGATCTATGGCATTTCAAGCAGGAGCTAAAAAAGCTAATCCTGTTTTACTTGAACCCATTATGGGTGTTGAGGTTGTTACTCCTGAAGAGTATTTAGGTGATGTGATGGGCGATTTAAATTCAAGAAGGGGTAAAATCGAAGGATTTTCTGCTAGAAAAGATGCGCAAGTAATAAAGGCTCACGTTCCATTATCTGAGATGTTCGGATATGCAACTATACTAAGGTCAATGAGTCAAGGCAGAGCAATTTATTCTATGCAGTTTGACCATTATTCATCTGTTCCAAAATCAATTGCAGAAGAAATTTCTGAAAAAACATTAGGAAAAAAATCAGCCACTAACTAA
- the tuf gene encoding elongation factor Tu: MAKEKFDRSKPHVNVGTIGHVDHGKTTLTAAITMALARKGLSAIRTFDSIDNAPEERERGITIATAHVEYSTANRHYAHVDCPGHADYVKNMITGAAQMDGAILVVAATDGPMPQTREHILLARQVGVPKMVVFLNKVDMVDDPELIELVEEELRDLLTEYEFPGTEIPIIKGSALHALEAGASNAEITDERYNCIWELMDAVDSYIPVPERHSDKPFLMPVEDVFSITGRGTVATGRVERGQVKIQEEVELIGLGLHKKTVVTGIEMFRKELDQAMAGDNAGILLRGVDKNEIERGMVLAKTGSITPHTNFEGSVYVLSKDEGGRHTPFFNGYRPQFYFRTTDVTGVATLPEGTEMVMPGDNVNLSIELIAPIAMEEKLRFAIREGGRTVGSGVVTKIIK, encoded by the coding sequence ATGGCTAAAGAAAAATTTGATAGGAGTAAACCTCACGTTAACGTTGGAACAATTGGTCACGTGGATCATGGTAAAACCACATTAACCGCTGCCATCACAATGGCTCTCGCTAGAAAGGGCTTATCAGCAATAAGAACTTTTGATAGTATTGATAATGCACCTGAAGAGAGAGAAAGAGGTATTACGATTGCAACAGCTCACGTTGAGTATTCAACTGCGAACCGTCACTATGCACACGTTGATTGTCCTGGTCACGCTGATTATGTTAAGAACATGATCACGGGTGCTGCTCAGATGGACGGCGCTATACTAGTTGTTGCCGCTACAGATGGCCCAATGCCACAAACTAGAGAGCACATTCTCCTTGCTCGACAGGTTGGTGTTCCTAAAATGGTTGTATTCTTAAATAAAGTTGATATGGTTGATGATCCGGAATTGATTGAATTAGTTGAAGAAGAATTAAGAGACCTATTAACTGAATACGAATTCCCTGGTACTGAAATACCTATTATTAAAGGATCTGCACTTCATGCATTAGAAGCAGGTGCTTCAAATGCTGAAATTACTGATGAAAGATATAATTGTATTTGGGAACTTATGGATGCTGTTGACAGCTACATTCCGGTTCCTGAAAGACATTCAGACAAACCATTCTTAATGCCAGTTGAGGACGTTTTCTCAATTACTGGTCGTGGAACGGTTGCTACAGGTAGAGTTGAAAGAGGTCAAGTTAAAATTCAGGAAGAAGTTGAACTTATCGGATTAGGCTTACACAAGAAAACAGTTGTTACCGGTATCGAAATGTTTAGAAAAGAATTAGATCAAGCTATGGCTGGAGATAATGCTGGTATCTTGTTAAGAGGTGTTGATAAAAATGAAATTGAAAGAGGAATGGTACTTGCAAAAACCGGTTCTATTACTCCTCATACAAATTTTGAAGGATCTGTATATGTGCTTTCAAAAGATGAAGGTGGAAGACACACACCATTTTTTAATGGTTACAGACCACAGTTTTATTTCAGAACAACTGACGTAACTGGTGTTGCTACCTTACCAGAGGGAACTGAAATGGTTATGCCTGGTGATAATGTTAATTTATCAATTGAGTTAATTGCTCCAATCGCAATGGAAGAGAAATTAAGATTTGCTATTCGTGAGGGCGGTAGAACAGTTGGTTCTGGTGTTGTTACAAAGATTATAAAATAA
- a CDS encoding 30S ribosomal protein S12 produces the protein MPTINQLVRKGRVRILSKNKAPALDACPQKRGVCTRVYTTTPKKPNSALRKVARVRLTKTNIEVTAYIPGEGHNLQEHSIVMIRGGRVKDLPGVRYHIIRGTLDTSGVADRKKSRSKYGTKKPKVNKK, from the coding sequence GTGCCCACGATAAATCAACTTGTTAGAAAAGGTAGAGTTAGAATTTTATCTAAAAATAAAGCTCCGGCTTTAGATGCATGTCCTCAAAAAAGAGGTGTATGTACTAGGGTTTATACCACAACACCAAAAAAGCCTAATTCTGCTCTCAGAAAAGTTGCAAGAGTTAGACTTACAAAAACAAATATTGAGGTTACAGCATATATTCCAGGAGAAGGGCACAATTTGCAAGAACACTCAATTGTAATGATTCGTGGTGGTAGAGTTAAAGATTTACCGGGTGTAAGATATCACATTATCCGAGGTACACTCGATACAAGTGGTGTTGCGGACAGAAAAAAAAGTCGTTCAAAATATGGTACAAAAAAACCAAAAGTGAATAAAAAATGA
- the rpoC gene encoding DNA-directed RNA polymerase subunit beta' has product MAFRVQENAMRDISSITIGLASPDDILSRSYGEVTKPETINYRSFRPEKDGLFCEKIFGPTRDWECFCGKYKRIRYKGIICDRCGVEVTQKSVRRERMGHIGLAVPVVHIWFFRTQPSKIGNIIGVSLKELEKIIYYESYVVLNPGITGLSRLDLISEDQYFEVMNSLPDGNEKLDNDDPKKFVAKIGGDAVKEILKKTNVEELSKTLREAVKVETSQQKKADFLKRLRVLEAFKEAEGKVPNRPEWMVLNYIPVIPPELRPLVPLEGGRFATSDLNDLYRRVIIRNNRLKRLIDIKAPEVILRNEKRMLQEAVDALFDNSRRGSAVRSDNNRPLKSLSDMLKGKQGRFRQNLLGKRVDYSGRSVIVVGPELKLHQCGLPKDMAVELFKPFIIRKLIERGHNKTVKSARKVVDRKDPIIWDILAKIIEAHPILLNRAPTLHRLGIQAFQPTLIDERAIQLHPMVCTAFNADFDGDQMAVHVPLSYEAQLEASLLMLSSHNILSPQNGSPIVVPTQDIVLGCYYLTKYREGDKGEGMLFSSPSELIIAYDNRVVGLHAKIKVRIDGEMIETTTGRVIFNQIVPKEMGYINQLLIKKAFGGIIGKMFMKLGNKVTAKFLDDLKDLGFRYSTAGGLSVSFGDMIIPEEKEALITKANKKVEGILNEHEMGVITDAERYNKIIDVWTHTTNDVARALMEKIKQHNKGFNSLHMMVDSGARGSQEQVRQLAGMRGLMMKPQKTLSGQAGEIIENPIVANFKEGLSVLEYFISTHGARKGLADTALKTADAGYLTRRLVDVAQDVIISEVDCGTILGIEIKALKDVEEEREPLAERITGRFAQEDVYDPRTDEVLIEAGNIISEEIAEKIADASIDSVYIRTVLTCESKRGVCLKCYGRNLTTGKPVEIGEAVGIIAAQSIGEPGTQLTLRTFHLGGTSSRIASQSQVESNIDGIVKYEKVSAVEKMEKDPFGGADVKINVVTGRRGMIEIYDDNNRQLKKFDVPYGAELLVKDGQKIKKRQPLYNHDPYNSVILSDIYGSVKFVDLIDGITLQQVTDDQTGHVQKVVIESKDKNLTPSILIENSDGGKKSFNLPVRAYLSVEEGENILAGTILAKISKQTTKSRDITGGLPRVTELFEARSPHESAIVSEIEGFVKFGARKKGSREILVNAPDKSDEKKYNVPLQKHILVQEGDEIPAGEKITDGPINPHDILAIKGTSAVQEYLVNEIQDVYRLQGVKINDKHIEVIVRQMLQKIKIVSPGDTRFLEEDIVDRIEFIEENGKIINLAYIEDKGDSKLKNGQLILKSKLREFNADLKKKEKKEIVARDAEPATFEHILLGITQAALSTESFISAASFQETTKVLANAATEAKVDHLLGLKENVVMGHLIPAGTGIKKYRNLMLDSEEVEVPEEKEEQKELLSEN; this is encoded by the coding sequence ATGGCTTTTAGAGTTCAAGAAAATGCAATGAGAGATATTAGTAGTATCACAATTGGCTTAGCAAGCCCTGATGATATTCTATCGAGATCTTATGGTGAAGTAACTAAACCAGAAACAATTAATTATAGATCATTCCGTCCCGAAAAAGACGGCTTGTTCTGTGAAAAAATATTTGGCCCCACACGCGATTGGGAGTGCTTTTGCGGGAAGTACAAAAGAATTAGGTACAAAGGTATTATCTGCGATCGTTGCGGTGTAGAAGTTACTCAGAAGAGCGTAAGACGTGAAAGGATGGGACACATCGGACTCGCCGTTCCTGTTGTTCACATTTGGTTCTTTAGAACTCAACCATCAAAAATTGGAAACATAATTGGTGTAAGTTTAAAAGAACTTGAAAAAATAATTTATTACGAATCCTATGTTGTATTAAACCCAGGTATTACTGGATTAAGCAGATTAGATTTAATTTCTGAAGATCAATATTTTGAAGTAATGAATTCATTACCTGATGGAAATGAAAAGTTAGATAACGATGATCCTAAAAAGTTTGTTGCAAAAATCGGCGGCGATGCAGTTAAAGAAATTCTAAAGAAAACTAATGTTGAAGAACTTTCTAAAACACTTAGAGAAGCTGTAAAAGTTGAAACATCGCAACAGAAAAAGGCCGACTTCTTAAAAAGATTACGAGTACTTGAAGCTTTTAAAGAAGCAGAAGGTAAAGTTCCAAATAGACCAGAGTGGATGGTATTAAATTACATTCCTGTTATTCCACCGGAACTTCGTCCACTTGTTCCACTTGAAGGCGGAAGATTTGCTACAAGTGATCTTAACGATTTATATCGTCGTGTAATCATCCGTAACAATAGGTTAAAAAGATTAATAGATATTAAAGCTCCAGAAGTAATTCTTCGTAACGAAAAAAGAATGCTTCAAGAAGCTGTTGACGCTTTGTTTGATAACTCTAGAAGAGGCAGCGCTGTAAGAAGCGATAACAATCGACCTTTAAAATCTTTAAGCGATATGCTTAAAGGTAAACAAGGTAGATTCCGTCAAAATCTTTTAGGAAAAAGAGTTGATTATTCTGGTCGTTCTGTAATTGTAGTAGGACCTGAATTAAAGCTTCATCAATGCGGTCTTCCAAAAGACATGGCCGTTGAACTTTTTAAACCTTTTATAATTAGAAAGCTTATCGAAAGAGGGCACAATAAAACTGTAAAGAGCGCAAGAAAAGTTGTTGATAGAAAAGATCCTATTATTTGGGATATCCTTGCAAAGATTATTGAAGCACATCCGATATTATTAAACCGTGCCCCAACACTTCATAGACTTGGTATCCAAGCGTTTCAACCAACTCTAATTGATGAAAGGGCTATTCAGCTTCATCCGATGGTGTGTACTGCTTTTAATGCGGATTTTGATGGTGACCAGATGGCTGTGCACGTTCCGCTTTCTTATGAAGCACAATTAGAAGCTTCTTTATTGATGCTAAGTAGTCATAATATTTTATCACCTCAAAACGGTAGTCCTATTGTAGTTCCAACTCAGGATATAGTTTTAGGATGTTATTATTTAACAAAATATCGCGAAGGTGATAAAGGCGAAGGAATGTTATTTTCTTCTCCTTCAGAGTTGATAATTGCATACGATAACAGAGTTGTGGGATTACATGCTAAGATTAAAGTCAGAATAGACGGTGAGATGATTGAAACTACAACCGGTAGGGTTATATTCAATCAAATCGTACCAAAAGAAATGGGATATATTAATCAGTTATTAATTAAAAAAGCTTTTGGTGGAATCATCGGAAAAATGTTTATGAAACTTGGTAACAAAGTTACTGCAAAGTTTCTAGATGATTTAAAAGATTTAGGATTTAGATATTCAACTGCAGGTGGTTTATCTGTTAGCTTTGGTGATATGATTATTCCTGAAGAGAAAGAAGCTTTAATAACAAAGGCAAACAAAAAAGTTGAAGGTATTCTTAATGAGCACGAAATGGGTGTTATTACAGATGCAGAAAGATATAACAAAATAATTGACGTTTGGACACATACCACAAACGATGTTGCTCGTGCCTTAATGGAAAAAATTAAACAGCACAATAAAGGATTCAATTCACTTCATATGATGGTTGACTCAGGTGCTAGAGGTTCCCAAGAGCAGGTAAGACAGTTAGCCGGAATGAGAGGATTAATGATGAAACCGCAAAAAACTCTTTCCGGGCAAGCGGGTGAAATTATTGAAAACCCGATTGTTGCTAACTTTAAAGAAGGACTTTCTGTATTAGAGTATTTCATATCAACACACGGTGCTAGAAAAGGATTAGCTGATACAGCTTTAAAAACAGCAGATGCGGGCTATCTTACAAGAAGATTGGTGGATGTTGCTCAGGATGTTATAATTTCTGAAGTAGATTGTGGAACTATTCTCGGCATAGAAATAAAAGCACTTAAAGATGTTGAAGAAGAAAGAGAACCATTAGCGGAACGTATCACAGGTCGATTTGCTCAAGAAGATGTTTATGATCCCCGCACAGATGAAGTTCTTATTGAAGCTGGAAACATTATATCAGAAGAAATTGCTGAAAAAATTGCTGATGCGAGTATTGATTCGGTTTATATAAGAACAGTTCTTACTTGTGAATCTAAACGTGGTGTTTGTTTGAAATGTTATGGTAGAAATCTTACTACTGGAAAACCAGTTGAGATTGGTGAAGCCGTAGGCATTATAGCTGCACAATCTATTGGTGAGCCTGGTACACAGCTTACGCTTCGTACCTTCCATCTTGGCGGTACATCTTCAAGAATTGCATCACAGTCTCAAGTAGAGTCAAACATAGATGGTATTGTGAAGTATGAGAAAGTTAGTGCAGTTGAAAAAATGGAAAAGGATCCTTTTGGTGGTGCTGATGTTAAAATAAATGTTGTTACTGGCCGTAGAGGAATGATTGAAATTTATGATGATAACAACAGGCAATTAAAGAAATTTGATGTTCCTTATGGTGCTGAACTTCTTGTAAAGGACGGTCAGAAAATTAAGAAAAGACAACCTCTGTATAATCACGATCCTTACAATTCTGTAATTCTTTCAGATATTTATGGTAGTGTAAAATTTGTTGATCTTATTGATGGCATTACATTACAACAGGTAACTGATGATCAAACAGGACACGTACAAAAGGTAGTTATCGAATCAAAAGATAAGAACCTCACACCAAGTATTTTGATAGAAAATTCAGATGGTGGAAAAAAATCTTTTAACCTTCCCGTTAGAGCATATTTATCTGTTGAAGAAGGCGAGAATATTTTAGCAGGAACTATTTTAGCAAAAATATCTAAGCAAACCACAAAGAGTAGAGATATTACCGGTGGTCTGCCAAGAGTTACAGAATTATTTGAAGCACGTAGTCCACATGAATCCGCAATAGTTTCAGAGATTGAAGGATTTGTAAAATTCGGTGCGCGTAAAAAAGGTTCGAGAGAAATACTTGTAAACGCTCCAGATAAATCGGATGAAAAGAAATATAATGTGCCATTACAGAAACACATTCTTGTTCAAGAAGGTGATGAAATTCCTGCTGGTGAAAAAATAACTGATGGACCAATCAATCCACATGATATTTTAGCTATTAAAGGAACTAGTGCCGTTCAAGAATATCTTGTAAATGAAATTCAGGATGTATATAGACTTCAGGGTGTTAAGATAAATGATAAACACATTGAAGTGATAGTTCGCCAAATGTTACAGAAAATTAAAATCGTTTCCCCTGGTGACACAAGATTCCTTGAAGAGGATATCGTTGATCGAATTGAATTTATTGAAGAAAACGGTAAGATAATTAATCTAGCTTATATCGAAGATAAAGGCGATTCTAAACTTAAAAATGGCCAATTAATTCTCAAATCTAAATTAAGAGAATTTAATGCTGATCTTAAAAAGAAAGAAAAGAAAGAAATTGTTGCTAGAGATGCGGAACCAGCAACTTTTGAACATATTCTTTTGGGAATCACTCAAGCCGCGCTTTCAACAGAGAGCTTTATTTCCGCGGCTTCGTTCCAGGAAACAACAAAAGTACTTGCAAATGCTGCCACGGAAGCAAAAGTTGATCATCTGTTAGGTTTAAAAGAAAATGTTGTAATGGGACATTTAATTCCAGCAGGTACAGGGATCAAGAAATATAGAAACTTGATGTTGGATAGTGAAGAAGTAGAAGTTCCTGAGGAAAAAGAAGAACAAAAAGAATTATTATCAGAGAATTAG
- the rplW gene encoding 50S ribosomal protein L23: MNNILVRPLITEKMTNISAEQAGKYGFLVNPRANKIEIKKAIEKKFDVHVIEVRTINHPGKIKSQFRKSGRFEGKTARSKKAIVTLKEGEKIELFEQV, translated from the coding sequence ATGAATAATATTTTAGTTAGACCGCTTATAACAGAAAAAATGACAAACATCAGCGCAGAACAAGCTGGTAAGTATGGATTCTTGGTTAACCCACGAGCAAATAAAATTGAAATCAAAAAAGCGATTGAGAAAAAGTTTGATGTTCATGTTATTGAAGTTAGAACTATAAATCATCCAGGGAAAATAAAATCTCAATTTAGAAAAAGTGGAAGATTTGAAGGTAAAACAGCACGCTCTAAAAAAGCTATCGTTACCCTAAAAGAGGGAGAAAAAATTGAACTTTTTGAGCAAGTATAG
- the rplD gene encoding 50S ribosomal protein L4 — translation MILDVLKIDGSKSVDKIDLSDSIFAIEPNDHAIYLSVKAFLANQRQGTSKSKERAEVRGGGKKPWKQKGRGGARAGTSRSPLWVGGGTIFGPRPRDYRQDLPKKVRRLARKSAFSYKAKDAQLLVVEDFNLDQPKTKDFSKILSALKVSGKKILLLTEANNPNVYKSGRNIPKVKVLEASKASTYDLLNNQILILQKSAVKEIEKTFTANEEVVS, via the coding sequence ATGATACTTGATGTTTTAAAAATAGATGGATCTAAATCGGTTGATAAAATTGATTTATCCGATAGCATTTTTGCGATAGAACCTAATGATCACGCAATCTATTTATCTGTAAAAGCTTTTTTAGCTAACCAAAGACAGGGTACATCCAAGTCTAAGGAAAGAGCAGAAGTTAGAGGCGGCGGTAAGAAACCTTGGAAGCAAAAAGGTCGTGGAGGTGCTCGCGCCGGTACATCACGCTCACCCTTATGGGTTGGTGGTGGAACAATATTTGGGCCACGTCCGAGAGATTATAGACAAGATTTACCAAAAAAAGTTAGAAGATTGGCTCGTAAATCAGCTTTTAGCTATAAAGCTAAAGATGCCCAACTTTTAGTTGTTGAAGATTTTAATCTTGATCAACCAAAGACAAAGGATTTTTCAAAAATTCTTAGTGCGTTAAAAGTTAGTGGCAAAAAAATTCTTTTACTTACAGAAGCAAATAATCCGAATGTTTATAAATCAGGAAGAAATATTCCTAAAGTAAAAGTGTTAGAAGCATCAAAAGCATCTACTTATGATTTATTGAATAATCAGATATTGATCTTACAAAAAAGTGCAGTTAAAGAAATAGAAAAAACATTTACTGCAAATGAAGAGGTGGTAAGTTAA